In the Silene latifolia isolate original U9 population chromosome 1, ASM4854445v1, whole genome shotgun sequence genome, ccacaatcggcaaaacaatccgaaagaggcggaaaatatgagctaaacccacaatcggcagaacagtctgaaagaggcgtaaagacaagtcaagcaaaatgtatagcataaaggcattgtcaccagaatacgatatgaggtaacccacaatcggcagaacagtccgaaagaggcgggaaaaacataaatcaaccaactcccggcagaacggcacgagagcggcgtaaacaaatacttggcagaacggcacagTAAGGCATAAAGATATGTCGAGTAATACGTTATAGCATTTATGACAGTAtaatggcatttctacaagaatacgactcttacaagtaattacaGTAAATATCTCGTAATTGTATcaaattaataaatattccactctataatttaacatgccgacTAAGTAAAATATGATGAGTGGTAATAAATAGTTTACGTTATTTAAAACATGGGCTAAAGTGTAAGTAAACGCAAACGGTCATTCACAAGGCCACACTATCTTATAAATCCGGCCCGATGACCTAAGGTGTAAACCAGCCCAAAACACCACCCCACAAAATACAACCCAATGTGGCCCAATCTAAAATAAtacaacataacaaattacaaTAAAGAGTGGTCCAGTAGAATGATAAACAAGCCCAATTACCCAAAACTACATAAAACACTAAGTAGTGAAGGAAAAGGGAAACAAGGTGGTTAACCAAGATATATACCACAAAACATGGcccaacaataaaacatggacaaGCCCAATAATTTGACAAGTCAAGCCCCAAATAGATGAATATGACAAGTCCAATTAAATTATTATGTAAACGAATGATACTTAACGAGTTAAGTTATATAAACCATGAGACGGAAATATGAGCATGCTTAAGACGGGTATTAATTGATTTCAAATAACTAAACTAGGCCAAAACACGACTCAACCCACGACTCAAGAGGTCGTTGGACGGCCCGCTGTCCGTCATTAATCAACCCGCCATGGCAGTTCAAGACCCGACCCAAGCACCACCCAAACTTCTCTATGTCATGTCCGAAATCCGACCAAAACTGACCCGAAACAGGCCACCATTACGACCCAAACTCAGCCACCGTAACCACCCAACTTAGTCGCCACAACTAGCCTCGCTCACCCTTCCCCCACTACCGCCAAACACTGCAAAATGACTCAAAACAAATCCAAAATCGAGTTCGGACAACCTTTCCATGGTTCCGAAGACGAGTCCCAAACAAGATATATGTATCGACTATTACAACTACATAAAATGCACCCAAAACAGTCCCAACAATGCAAACAATCCGTCCCCTAAATTCAACCTGTAATCGTCTCAAAACCTGCAATTTTAAGCACCAAAACCCGTTCCCACAAGGTACCATTTCACGACTAAGAACAGTCCTAATAGCATTCATTCCTACGCCCCAACACAGTCTCAAACAACCACCAAAAGTCGGCCTAAAGTAGACCCACAGAGCAGGCCATACTCACATGTCTATGCGGGTACAAAGAAACAGAGCTCAAGCAGTCCTAAACCAAGTCAAAACAGTCCCATTTCAGCTCAGTTTTCAGATGGAAACCATCACGCAAAATAGAAAACGAAAAAAAGGgcaaactttatcaaacaaaaGCACATAAAACAACCcaaaagacggaaatttcgacatttgtcgagtaacctatcaccgttacctgtttttGATCTCTTAAAGTCCAAGGAACCATCCAATGGTGACTCTAAACCCCGAATGGAAGAAGTCAGCTCAGAAATCGCATCCCAGAAAGACGACTCGCAAGAAACAAGAcgaaagtttggttctttattgCATATAAAGGAGGAGGATGAGATGGGGAAGCTATTGATGTAAAAATAATGAAATTTGGTTGAGGAATGAAGGAGGGATCTATGGTTGAGGATGGCGGAAATGGGTAGTTGAGTATGGAGTTGTTGTTGCTGTTACTTtcgctgttgttgttgtttgtgtgcTGCGCAGGGGGAAGAAGAAGGAATGAGGGGTAAAAGCAGGTGGGGTCGGGTACtagaaacaacaacaataaatgatACGGAgtaataaaagtaatatataataataataataataataataataataataataataataataataataataataataataataataataataataatagaattattaaaaagtagagtgtaagagagtgtgttgtcggaatcgggttggtccgaaatgaaatagctttataagagaaatgcgacgatctttgctagaaggaaatgtgacggtctaagctAGTCGGAATAATGTTttgagtctatattaacttaagacggaaactaatattattactgtcactattattattgtctgaataaaatacgtatttttatataaattaagttttagaatattctttttataaaattcgtgcttaaaaatgaattaattaaattaaataattttaaaatataaaataaattaattaaacagttaaataaattttatatctcaaaatgggaaattcgcgggtgttacaccctTGATATTGTTAAACCTTCATTAATTTACATTATCGTTTTAGTTTAGAAACAACCTTTAATTTGTGACTTTAATAATTTAAGATCATCCATAGTAATTAGCATTATTCGACCATCTCTTTGAGCattcgaccctacttaccactagTTATCAATCAGTTAGTAGTTTATAGGTTTATTTTGATTTAGGTAACACGATTTTAGGCTTGTCAATGTCTCAAGGCTTATGGAGTTATCGTTGTTGAGGTTTGTGACATCGTGTAAGCTTCGGGTTCGCGGTAGACACTTACTTGGTCAATTCTCGTTTCATGGTGGTGAAAGTCGGTAAGTCGGATTTGAGGGGCTTAGTTTGACAATAATTTTGTTGAAAGTATTTGAAAGTGTTTGGGAGTGTAATTAAGATAGTAAAGTGTGGAAGAACAACGGTTGCGGTCAAAATCAAAATCGACCTTTGAGAGGGATTTGGAAATTGGAGCCTAGAAGGGAGTTTGCGTTTTGATACCAGTGAAATACAATATTCAGGGTAAAGTATCAATATTACTAAAtaacaattttaaaaaaaaatctctCTAGAAAATCTCTCTAGAGTTTTCCTCTGAAAAGAGTTCTTTCTTTGGCCTTTAAACCCTAGGTTGGCCTTCAAACCCTAGGTCTTCGTCCTTCAACCTTATCCCTCCGCCTAACACCTCCACTACCATGCCTAAATACCCCTTTATATCTTTTTATCTGCCAAACACCCTCATCCCTTAGCCTATGTGTCTCTATTTTGACCACCCTATGTCCACGTGTCATGACGCATGCTAAACTGTCTGTTTTTTACcctgttttataactttctcTGTTTGTTATCTTTCCTTCATCCTGTAACCCAAACAAAATTTCCCAGTTTGTTtttcaatcattctgaaagcctTTTATACATTCCAATCACTCTAAAAACTATGGCTTCGTCCTCTTCCTCTTTCGCAGCTCCTTGTAGAGTTGGTGTTTGTTTGCAACTCCCTCCTTATTTGTGCGTAGATTTCACGAATATTGATGAATCTCTTACGCTCTTGGGGCAGTTACAGGATCAGAGATATTTGGAAATAGTTCGAATTTTGCAGATTATTACTGCGAAGTGGAAGTTGCACGGTACGGTCTTTGTTCGTCGCTTTGAACCTTATTATTTTTTCTCGTTTTCTTCACAGCTGGACTACAACTACTTCCGTCAACGTCAAACCGTCAACCTGGATGGAAGCTTGCTTGTTCTTCGTCCTATAACACCTACTTCTACACCCGACAATCTCTTGTTCCATATTGTTCCTCTATGTATAAGGGTGAAGCATCTTCCTTTCCATTTAATGAACACTTCAGTTGCAGCGTATTTATTGTCTCATGTTGGGGATGTGTGTGAAGAAGAAACTTACCCTTCGTTGCTTCCTCCTCGGAATTTTTTCCGGGTGAAGGTTTGGATTGACCTGTCAAAGCCCTTGATTCCGGGCTGTTTTTTAGCGTTGAATGATAGGGAGCATTAGTGGATAGCTTTCTCTTATGAAGGCGTGTTTAGGTTCTGTGAAACTTATGGGCAAGTTGTACACCGTATTTCTTTCTGTCCTTCAAGTAAAGCTGCCGGCGCAAGGGCTATTCGTGCACGGATGGATTCTCTTGCTGCTCATGGTTTGGTGGTTCTTCACGGCCCGACTGGTACTCCGTTCTATTCTAAGGAAATCATGGGACTCCCGCCGCGTTATAAGTATCTGAACTCCTGTATTGATCTTACTGGTGATGGTGATACTATAGTTTTGGATTCAGGGGGTGCTTCCCCTGTTTTCTCCTTTTCTAGCTCGGACTCGGAACCTCCTGATGAGGCTGGCCCTTCTTGCTCGGCTCCACCTTATTTCCAAGTTCATGAAGATCATTCCCGTGAAGTTTTGTTAGAAGCCTCTCCGGTTCTGCGTGGGAGTTCGGCTTTCGACCCACCATCTTCCTCTAGATATGTTCCACCTTCTGTTGTTGTCCATCCGCCAGCCCCGTCGTTCCGTATGCATGTCCCAGAGGACGTGATGGAGGATTCCCCTTTGTTGGGTCTTCGTGAGCCGATGATACCATCGCAGGTTATTGATATTGGTTGCCTTTTTCGTGATTCGCTCGCTTCTTCTTCTGCTACTGCTATGTCATCTGTGGCGCCTATGTCTAGGTCGCTAAAGATGGTGTATGCAAGGAAGGTAAACGTTGGCTTCAATTCTTGTAGCCGACCTGTTTTTAAACGCAAAAACAGAGTTAGTTTTTTTTAACTTGGAATACAATTCGAAGTTAGTATCAGTTGTTCCTGAATTGATATTAAGTCCGTCTTGCATTCCtcctttttcttatatttttcccGTGTCTTCTAATAATGATGCTGTTATTTTGAGGCCCAACGCTAAGCGTTGTTTCAGCTCTCTTGGTTTTGACATTTTGGACCATCTGCCTCCCAAGCGCGCTCGCCCAGATGAGCTTTTTCTTTTTCACTTGGTTTCTCATCCCTTACCTACTTCTTTTTTGTCTTGTTACAGAGATGCAGACTCGACAGCTACAGGTCTGGTGGCGGACCTTAATTCGCCACCAGGGTTTTGATGACTACTTTTTCCTGGAATTGTAGGGGATTAGGAGAGATGGATGATCCTACAATTCCGTTTTTAGTTTGGAGTATCCAGCAATATCATCCATCTATTTTGTTTTTGGAAGAAACTATGACTTCGTTATCGTCTGCTGCCTCTAAGACAGCCCATCTTGGACTCCCTAATTTTTGTGGCATTGACTCAGATGGACATAGTGGGGGTCTTATTTTGCGTTGGGATGACATTGTTGTACTTAGCCCTATTAGTATTCACCCTCACTTTATTTTGTGTACTTTATGTTTAGATGTAAATAATGTATGTACAAAGCATGATATGTATGTTATGTTTATCTATGGTGAACCATGTTTTGATTTGCGTCAATCCTTATGGAATAGTATTTCTGATTTAATTTCGGGTCTGTCTCCTTTTCTGATTCTTGGCGATTTTAATCAGGTTGAAATGCATTCGGATAAATTAGGTGGCACATATGCCATTCGTGGCCAACAGGATTTCACCAACTGGCGCTTTGACAATTCTTTGCTTGATGTTCCTTTCTTTAGTCCACGTTATACTTGGTTGAATAATCGATCTGATGATCAACTGATTATGGAACGCCTAGACTGTGCCTATGCTAACTCCGAATGGCTCCACCTTTTCCCTGCGGCATCTCTTTTGCATCTTCCTATTCTTGTCTCAGACCATGCTCCAATT is a window encoding:
- the LOC141643571 gene encoding uncharacterized protein LOC141643571, with amino-acid sequence MDDPTIPFLVWSIQQYHPSILFLEETMTSLSSAASKTAHLGLPNFCGIDSDGHSGGLILRWDDIVVLSPISIHPHFILCTLCLDVNNVCTKHDMYVMFIYGEPCFDLRQSLWNSISDLISGLSPFLILGDFNQVEMHSDKLGGTYAIRGQQDFTNWRFDNSLLDVPFFSPRYTWLNNRSDDQLIMERLDCAYANSEWLHLFPAASLLHLPILVSDHAPIILKFFPPSRTCRRPYRLDNWCFNSPEIAHIVDCACKLPFTGSPVYVLSRRLASVRFSIMQ